From one Pseudomonas sp. S35 genomic stretch:
- a CDS encoding DUF3261 domain-containing protein — MIRSLLIACLLLLSACASQPPLPQKTPALALPMQLHVQRLADGQSQDWLLVIQREDGAIRWSMMDPLGIPQARQKLINGQWQADGLLPPNPQARELFAALLFALASADEVRANYPGAQARDLTRTLPGHWQIVYQSSEVFSVNMSGQPLSYRVTPLGAAQ, encoded by the coding sequence ATGATACGTAGCCTGTTGATCGCTTGCCTGTTGCTGCTGAGCGCCTGCGCCAGCCAGCCGCCGCTGCCGCAAAAAACACCCGCGTTGGCGTTGCCGATGCAATTGCACGTGCAGCGCCTGGCAGACGGCCAGAGCCAGGATTGGTTGCTGGTGATCCAGCGCGAAGACGGCGCAATCCGCTGGTCGATGATGGACCCGCTGGGCATCCCCCAGGCGCGTCAAAAGCTGATCAATGGCCAGTGGCAGGCCGACGGCTTGCTGCCGCCCAACCCCCAGGCGCGGGAACTGTTCGCCGCGCTGCTGTTTGCCCTGGCCTCGGCAGACGAGGTGCGTGCAAATTACCCTGGCGCCCAGGCGAGGGACCTTACGCGCACCCTGCCGGGGCATTGGCAGATCGTCTATCAGTCCTCAGAAGTATTCAGCGTGAACATGAGCGGCCAGCCGCTGAGCTACCGCGTCACGCCGCTCGGTGCCGCCCAATGA
- a CDS encoding class I SAM-dependent methyltransferase, with protein sequence MTSQYLSKNYVEETKFGFWFLRSHTWQHHVLRVAINDLRSLFTDPLPEAPVLLDAGCGQGKSFQYLQQVFAPERLIGLDADPHSLALSKAEAERQGLAIELIGSDCATLDVPDESVDILFCHQTFHHLVEQHRALNEFYRVLKPGGYLLFAESTEAYIDTWVIRWLFRHPMHVQKSADEYLEMLREQGFEFGPQNVSYPYLWWSRSSDFGLLERWGLRNPPPAGQREETLVNCVARKPLASAAP encoded by the coding sequence ATGACGTCTCAATACCTGAGTAAAAACTACGTCGAAGAGACGAAGTTCGGCTTCTGGTTCCTGCGCAGCCACACCTGGCAGCACCACGTGCTGCGCGTGGCGATCAACGACCTGCGCAGCCTGTTCACCGACCCGCTGCCCGAAGCGCCGGTGCTGCTGGACGCCGGTTGCGGCCAGGGCAAGTCGTTCCAATACTTGCAGCAGGTGTTCGCCCCCGAGCGCCTGATCGGCCTGGATGCCGACCCCCACAGCCTGGCGCTGAGCAAGGCCGAAGCCGAGCGCCAGGGCCTGGCCATCGAGCTGATCGGCAGCGACTGCGCGACCCTCGATGTGCCGGACGAAAGCGTCGACATCCTGTTCTGCCACCAGACCTTTCATCACCTGGTCGAACAGCATCGCGCACTCAACGAGTTTTACCGCGTGCTCAAACCGGGCGGCTACCTGCTGTTTGCCGAATCCACCGAAGCCTATATCGACACCTGGGTGATTCGCTGGCTGTTCCGTCACCCCATGCATGTGCAGAAAAGCGCCGACGAATACCTGGAGATGCTCCGCGAGCAGGGCTTTGAATTCGGCCCGCAGAACGTCTCGTACCCGTACCTTTGGTGGAGCCGCTCCAGCGACTTCGGCCTGTTGGAACGCTGGGGCCTGCGCAACCCGCCGCCAGCGGGCCAGCGTGAGGAAACCCTGGTCAACTGCGTGGCCCGCAAGCCCCTGGCGAGCGCCGCACCATGA
- a CDS encoding NAD(P)/FAD-dependent oxidoreductase: MPTVEMERRQVVVIGAGPSGAIAAALLKRKGHDVLIIERQHFPRFSIGESLLSHCIDFIEEAGMLDAVQAAGFQVKTGAAFAWGERYSAFDFSDTFSNGKPTTFQVQRGEFDKLLADQAAKQGVEIRYGETIVGVDFAGACRYLHVRRENGSEYHLKAKFVLDASGYGRVLPRLLDLEAPSNFPVRQAVFTHVEDRIEHPGFDRTKILVTTHPTKRDIWFWTIPFSNGRCSVGVVAAKEHFDGRDTDLDACLRSFIDETPSLSTVLHNAVWDTPARTIGGYSANVKTLHGPGFALLGNAAEFLDPVFSSGVTIAMRSASMAASLLDRQLNGATVDWQTEFAEPLKRGVDTFRCYVEGWYAGTFQDVIFHPDSSPEIRRMISSILAGYAWDERNPFVSEPKRRLRMLSEICASEPV, from the coding sequence GTGCCCACAGTTGAAATGGAACGTCGCCAGGTGGTTGTAATCGGTGCCGGTCCGTCCGGTGCCATCGCCGCCGCGCTGCTCAAGCGCAAAGGGCATGATGTATTGATCATCGAGCGCCAGCATTTCCCGCGGTTCTCGATTGGCGAAAGCCTGCTGTCCCACTGCATCGACTTTATTGAAGAAGCCGGCATGCTCGACGCCGTACAGGCCGCGGGTTTCCAGGTGAAAACCGGTGCCGCCTTCGCCTGGGGCGAGCGCTACAGCGCCTTTGATTTCAGCGACACCTTCAGCAACGGCAAGCCGACCACCTTCCAGGTGCAACGCGGCGAGTTCGACAAGTTGCTGGCCGATCAGGCAGCGAAGCAAGGCGTGGAAATCCGCTATGGCGAAACCATCGTCGGCGTGGATTTCGCAGGCGCCTGCCGCTACCTGCATGTACGCCGTGAGAACGGCAGCGAGTACCACCTCAAAGCCAAGTTCGTGCTCGACGCCAGCGGCTACGGCCGTGTGCTGCCGCGCCTGCTGGACTTGGAAGCACCGTCGAATTTCCCAGTGCGCCAGGCGGTGTTCACCCACGTTGAAGACCGCATCGAACACCCGGGTTTCGACCGCACCAAGATCCTCGTGACCACCCATCCTACAAAGCGCGACATCTGGTTCTGGACCATCCCGTTCAGCAATGGCCGGTGCTCGGTGGGCGTGGTCGCGGCCAAGGAGCATTTTGACGGCCGCGACACCGACCTCGACGCCTGCCTGCGCAGTTTTATCGACGAGACCCCAAGCCTGTCCACCGTGCTGCACAACGCCGTGTGGGATACCCCGGCGCGCACCATCGGCGGCTACTCGGCCAACGTCAAAACCCTGCACGGCCCAGGCTTTGCGTTGCTGGGCAATGCGGCGGAATTCCTCGACCCGGTGTTCTCCTCCGGCGTGACCATCGCCATGCGCTCGGCCAGCATGGCGGCCAGCCTGCTGGACCGTCAGCTCAATGGCGCGACGGTGGACTGGCAAACCGAGTTTGCCGAGCCACTCAAGCGCGGTGTCGACACGTTCCGTTGCTACGTCGAGGGCTGGTACGCGGGGACGTTCCAGGACGTGATCTTCCACCCGGACAGTTCGCCGGAGATTCGCCGGATGATCAGCTCGATCCTCGCCGGCTACGCGTGGGACGAGCGCAACCCGTTTGTCAGCGAGCCCAAGCGGCGGTTGCGGATGCTGTCGGAGATTTGTGCGAGTGAGCCGGTATGA